The Acinonyx jubatus isolate Ajub_Pintada_27869175 chromosome B3, VMU_Ajub_asm_v1.0, whole genome shotgun sequence genomic interval CCCACTTTCCAATAAATATCCAGCCAGACAGTCCATCCTGGAGGGCCAAAAACATCTCACTCCTTAAGCTCAGAAGCCAGGGAAATGCTAAAACAATCCCGAGTGCCCAAGGTCAGGCCACATTTTCCCTGAGCAGCATGGCCCACTCTGGGGCAGGTCCAGTAAGCCAACCCAATTCCGAGTTCTCCCTAGTTGGAAGGAACACAGAAAATCCAGCTCAAGTCCAAAGCAGCCCTGTTAATATAGGTCAAATCATACTTGGCTGGTTAGGAGACAAGAAGAACCAGGTTCCTTTCCTTCTCACCCGAACCTAATGCATCATTCTCTATCTGAATAAGCCAGTGAGAGGTGCTTTTCCCCAGGCCTTGGCCTCTGTACTTGTATGGTCCAAGTAAACCATCTGAGATCTGCACCAGGCCCAACAAACATCCCAGGAACCCTGCTATAAGTCCTCCTCACCCTGCCTTCTCCAGCTCTtccctcatgctctttctccttctctctctgtttcagattctgaacATTAACGTGAAGGCCACAGCCCTCATGACAAAGGCAGTGGTGCCAGAGATGGAGAAACGAGGGTACAGACAGTGAGAGGGAGCGTGGATGTGATGGACCTCATATGGGCTGAGGGCCAGGGTTCCCATTGGGAAGAggttcattctcttctttttccagaggCGGCTCAGTGGTGATTGTGGCCTCCATAGCAGCCTACACCCCATTTCCTGTAAGACCCCCCCTTCTTTGCTACTTCCATCCCTCCCCAGTCCTGCATTTTTCCACTCCCCTAGTGATCCTAATTAGTATGTGTCCCCTTTTGGAGTCACACCACCAAGCCCCCTCCCACAAAATAGATGCCTTGCCCCCACAAATCCTAACCTAGGGGCAGGTTAGCCACAAGACAGTTTTCTAGCTGGGGACCCTCCCTTATAGGAGATGCCCTATTATCTACTGCACTTGGTCCTGTCTTACTATAAGAACCAAGAATGAACTGTAAACAAAGACACTAATGCATTGTCTCCtttccccagggcctgggccccTACAATGTTAGTAAAACAGCCTTGCTAGGCCTCACCAAGAACCTGGCCAAAGAGCTGGTCCAAAGGAACATCAGGGTAAACTGCCTGGCACCAGGACTCATCAAGACTAGCTTCAGCCGTGTGGTGAGGACCCCTGGGACCCCTAGGGGCATCTTCCCAGATGGGGAAGCCCAGTACCTTCCGCCCTGATCCCTGCACTTTTTTTGACATTCCCCCCCACCATACCAGCCACTGGTCCAGATCAGACCCCACATGCGCTTTTCTTGAGGTGTGCACTAGAGACAGGAATTCAGCCTCTGCTCATGcggtttcatttttccttaagtGGATGAGAACTGGGGACACCCAGCAACAACCTCACTAGCACCTGAAAAGAATGGAACAGAGGAGGGAAACAACTGGGAACTGAGGAGGACTAAGAAGTAAAAGGGTGTCCTCTCCAGCCTTCCTCTCAGCTGACATAAGGGTggcactttctcctctccctgtcctcctcttCTGCCACATAAAGAGATGTCCCTTTTTCCTGCAGTTGTGGATGGacaaggaaagggaggagagcaTAAAAGAAACCATGCAGATAACAAGGTAAGACTGTCACAGGGGAGGGTTAGGAAGGACAAAGACAAAAGTTCCAGTCCCTCAGACAGCCCACAGCTTGCTGTCTTTTGGTCCCACAGACAACATGAGCACACACAGACTTCCCAAGTCCATGAACACTGTGTCACTATGGTGGCATGTGCTAGGGATCCACCTGCATTGCAAAAACCAAACACAGGCATCTGGGTTTCAGCAGAGCACCATTCTGAGGAAAACCCTGACTCCTCTCTCCACCTGGGTGTTCCCTCCATCTCTGGGCATCCCTAGCACCCAGGGAACAAGACCAAGACCAAAACCCCACTTTTTTAGTTCCCCTTGAATAAAAAGCCATGTTTCCAGAGCTCAGGTTGATGATCGTACAAtccaaataaaaggaatgaagagcTTTACTAAGTCCCAAAACTCCCCTTGCTAAGAAAACTCGCCTCTTCCCCATAGGGCTAGCCAAACTGTTCAGGTATCTTTGTCTGGTTCCTTTTCCTCTaacttcccttcctctctccagctTGTGGCTTCTGGAAACTCTCTTCTCTTTAGCTTCTCCATCTTGTTCTCTCAAGAACACATGCCAGCAAGGCCTACTCTTTGCTGGTCCAAACATTCCAGATCCCCTCAGGTGCACCCAAAGCTGTTCTGATGTCAGGCATGAGCTGCACACCTACTTCACAACTCACTAACAAGTAAGGGCATTGTCATCCTGGAGCCTCAGTGAATGTCTACACCCATGCTTCTTGATCTTGGATGTGCGTTAGAATCAGCTGGGCACTTGTGAAACTACAAATGCTCAGGCTCCACTCCcagagattcttttttaattggtCCAATATAGaacctaggtttttttttccccccctttgcgAGGTGAGAggccagggtggggaggaagttAAGCCTCCAAGATGATTATAGTGTGCAGCTATGATGAAGAACCACTAATCCAGGCCTTCTAAGTTTGAGGTACCTACTCTACCCCCACCTCTAGAGCATTCT includes:
- the LOC106979461 gene encoding dehydrogenase/reductase SDR family member 4 isoform X2, which codes for MQQARLLLNCCAPAWESVRKASSRMARRGPLANKVALVTASTDGIGFAIAGRLARDGAHVVVSSRKQQNVDRAVAVLQGEGLSVVGTVCHVGKAEDRERLVATAVNLHGGIDILVSNAAVNPFFGNIMDATEEMWDKILNINVKATALMTKAVVPEMEKRGGGSVVIVASIAAYTPFPGLGPYNVSKTALLGLTKNLAKELVQRNIRVNCLAPGLIKTSFSRVLWMDKEREESIKETMQITSLWLLETLFSLASPSCSLKNTCQQGLLFAGPNIPDPLRCTQSCSDVRHELHTYFTTH